From the genome of Colius striatus isolate bColStr4 chromosome 15, bColStr4.1.hap1, whole genome shotgun sequence, one region includes:
- the ALAS1 gene encoding 5-aminolevulinate synthase, non-specific, mitochondrial isoform X2, protein MEAVVRRCPFLARVSQAFLQKAGPSLLLYAQHCPRMMEAMPPARALATSAARGQQAEEEKSPAARRETNNAKEVAQLNADGAQPPTGHPPAGAGQSSTTKCPFLAAQMNHKNSNVFCKASLELQEDVQDMQEDQKVRKIETEGEEQSGLLKKFKDIMLKQRPESVSHLLQDNLPKSVSTFQYDQFFEKKIDEKKRDHTYRVFKTVNRKAQVFPMADDYTDSLITKKEVSVWCSNDYLGMSRHPRVCGAVMDTLKQHGAGAGGTRNISGTSKFHVDLEKELADLHGKDAALLFSSCFVANDSTLFTLAKMLPGCEIYSDSGNHASMIQGIRNSRVPKHIFRHNDVNHLRELLKKSDPSTPKIVAFETVHSMDGAVCPLEELCDVAHEHGAITFVDEVHAVGLYGARGGGIGDRDGIMHKMDIISGTLGKAFGCVGGYISSTSSLIDTVRSYAAGFIFTTSLPPMLLAGALESVRTLKSAEGQVLRRQHQRNVKLMRQMLMDAGLPVVHCPSHIIPIRVADAAKNTEICDKLMSQHSIYVQAINYPTVPRGEELLRIAPTPHHTPQMMSYFLEKLLATWKDVGLELKPHSSAECNFCRRPLHFEVMSERERSYFSGMSKLVSVSA, encoded by the exons ATGGAGGCGGTAGTACGGCGCTGCCCGTTCCTGGCCCGCGTCTCGCAGGCGTTCCTGCAGAAGGCCGGGCCCTCGCTGCTCCTGTACGCCCAGCACTGCCCCCGCATGATGGAGGCGATGCCCCCCGCCCGCGCCCTCGCCACGTCCGCCGCCCGCGGGCAGCAGGCGGAGGAGGAGAAGAGCCCCGCGGCCCGCCGGG AGACCAATAATGCCAAAGAAGTGGCCCAGCTGAATGCAGATGGAGCCCAGCCACCTACTGGCCACCCACCTGCTGGTGCTGGCCAGAGCTCTACTACCAAATGCCCGTTCCTGGCAGCTCAGATGAATCACAAGAACAGTAATGTTTTCTGCAAAGCCAGCCTAGAACTCCAAGAGGATGTGCAGGACATGCAGGAGGACCAGAAGG TGAGGAAGATTgagactgagggagaagagCAGAGTGGCTTGCTCAAGAAGTTTAAGGATATCATGTTGAAGCAAAGACCCGAAAGCGTCTCTCATCTGCTTCAGGATAACTTGCCAAAAT CTGTATCCACCTTCCAGTATGATCAGTTCTTTGAGAAGAAGATAGATGAGAAGAAGAGGGATCACACCTACCGAGTGTTCAAAACAGTGAACCGAAAGGCACAGGTCTTTCCCATGGCAGATGACTACACTGATTCTCTGATCACCAAGAAAGAGGTGTCTGTCTGGTGCAGCAACGATTACCTGGGCATGAGCCGTCACCCTCGCGTGTGTGGAGCAGTTAT GGATACACTGAAGCAACatggtgctggagcaggaggcacGAGAAATATTTCAGGAACAAGTAAATTTCATGTGGATTTGGAAAAAGAACTAGCTGATCTTCACGGAAAAGATGCAGCACTGCTGTTCTCGTCTTGCTTTGTAGCCAATGACTCCACTCTCTTCACTCTAGCTAAAATGCTGCCAG GCTGTGAGATCTACTCTGACTCGGGAAACCATGCCTCCATGATCCAGGGGATCCGAAACAGCAGGGTGCCAAAACACATATTCCGCCATAACGATGTCAACCACCTTCGAGAGCTACTGAAGAAGTCTGATCCATCGACCCCTAAAATTGTTGCATTTGAAACTGTTCACTCCATGGATG GTGCAGTCTGTCCTCTGGAAGAGCTGTGTGACGTGGCCCACGAGCACGGGGCCATCACTTTTGTGGATGAAGTGCATGCTGTGGGGCTGTATGGAGCGAGAGGCGGTGGGATAGGAGACCGAGATGGAATCATGCACAAGATGGACATCATCTCTGGAACACTTG gCAAAGCCTTTGGTTGTGTAGGAGGATACATCTCCAGCACAAGTTCTCTGATAGACACTGTTCGTTCCTACGCTGCCGGCTTCATCTTCACCACGTCCCTGCCCCCCATGCTCCTGGCTGGGGCCCTCGAGTCCGTCCGCACCCTCAAGAGCGCCGAGGGGCAGGTCCTGCGGCGCCAGCACCAGCGCAACGTCAAGCTCATGAGGCAGATGCTGATGGATGCAGGGCTCCCTGTGGTGCACTGCCCCAGTCACATCATCCCTATAAGG GTTGCAGATGCTGCTAAAAACACAGAGATCTGTGACAAACTGATGAGCCAGCACAGCATCTACGTCCAGGCAATCAACTACCCCACAGTTCCCCGTGGAGAAGAGCTGCTGCGCATTGCCCCTACACCTCACCACACCCCTCAGATGATGAGTTACTTCCTGG AAAAACTGCTGGCTACGTGGAAGGATGTTGGCCTGGAGCTGAAACCACATTCATCAGCTGAATGCAACTTCTGTAGAAGACCGCTCCACTTCGAAGTGATGAGCGAACGGGAAAGATCCTACTTCAGTGGCATGAGCAAGCTCGTGTCTGTCAGTGCATGA
- the ALAS1 gene encoding 5-aminolevulinate synthase, non-specific, mitochondrial isoform X1 — protein MEAVVRRCPFLARVSQAFLQKAGPSLLLYAQHCPRMMEAMPPARALATSAARGQQAEEEKSPAARRETNNAKEVAQLNADGAQPPTGHPPAGAGQSSTTKCPFLAAQMNHKNSNVFCKASLELQEDVQDMQEDQKGTEFAKITTTSTVRKIETEGEEQSGLLKKFKDIMLKQRPESVSHLLQDNLPKSVSTFQYDQFFEKKIDEKKRDHTYRVFKTVNRKAQVFPMADDYTDSLITKKEVSVWCSNDYLGMSRHPRVCGAVMDTLKQHGAGAGGTRNISGTSKFHVDLEKELADLHGKDAALLFSSCFVANDSTLFTLAKMLPGCEIYSDSGNHASMIQGIRNSRVPKHIFRHNDVNHLRELLKKSDPSTPKIVAFETVHSMDGAVCPLEELCDVAHEHGAITFVDEVHAVGLYGARGGGIGDRDGIMHKMDIISGTLGKAFGCVGGYISSTSSLIDTVRSYAAGFIFTTSLPPMLLAGALESVRTLKSAEGQVLRRQHQRNVKLMRQMLMDAGLPVVHCPSHIIPIRVADAAKNTEICDKLMSQHSIYVQAINYPTVPRGEELLRIAPTPHHTPQMMSYFLEKLLATWKDVGLELKPHSSAECNFCRRPLHFEVMSERERSYFSGMSKLVSVSA, from the exons ATGGAGGCGGTAGTACGGCGCTGCCCGTTCCTGGCCCGCGTCTCGCAGGCGTTCCTGCAGAAGGCCGGGCCCTCGCTGCTCCTGTACGCCCAGCACTGCCCCCGCATGATGGAGGCGATGCCCCCCGCCCGCGCCCTCGCCACGTCCGCCGCCCGCGGGCAGCAGGCGGAGGAGGAGAAGAGCCCCGCGGCCCGCCGGG AGACCAATAATGCCAAAGAAGTGGCCCAGCTGAATGCAGATGGAGCCCAGCCACCTACTGGCCACCCACCTGCTGGTGCTGGCCAGAGCTCTACTACCAAATGCCCGTTCCTGGCAGCTCAGATGAATCACAAGAACAGTAATGTTTTCTGCAAAGCCAGCCTAGAACTCCAAGAGGATGTGCAGGACATGCAGGAGGACCAGAAGG GTACAGAATTTGCCAAAATAACAACTACTTCCACAGTGAGGAAGATTgagactgagggagaagagCAGAGTGGCTTGCTCAAGAAGTTTAAGGATATCATGTTGAAGCAAAGACCCGAAAGCGTCTCTCATCTGCTTCAGGATAACTTGCCAAAAT CTGTATCCACCTTCCAGTATGATCAGTTCTTTGAGAAGAAGATAGATGAGAAGAAGAGGGATCACACCTACCGAGTGTTCAAAACAGTGAACCGAAAGGCACAGGTCTTTCCCATGGCAGATGACTACACTGATTCTCTGATCACCAAGAAAGAGGTGTCTGTCTGGTGCAGCAACGATTACCTGGGCATGAGCCGTCACCCTCGCGTGTGTGGAGCAGTTAT GGATACACTGAAGCAACatggtgctggagcaggaggcacGAGAAATATTTCAGGAACAAGTAAATTTCATGTGGATTTGGAAAAAGAACTAGCTGATCTTCACGGAAAAGATGCAGCACTGCTGTTCTCGTCTTGCTTTGTAGCCAATGACTCCACTCTCTTCACTCTAGCTAAAATGCTGCCAG GCTGTGAGATCTACTCTGACTCGGGAAACCATGCCTCCATGATCCAGGGGATCCGAAACAGCAGGGTGCCAAAACACATATTCCGCCATAACGATGTCAACCACCTTCGAGAGCTACTGAAGAAGTCTGATCCATCGACCCCTAAAATTGTTGCATTTGAAACTGTTCACTCCATGGATG GTGCAGTCTGTCCTCTGGAAGAGCTGTGTGACGTGGCCCACGAGCACGGGGCCATCACTTTTGTGGATGAAGTGCATGCTGTGGGGCTGTATGGAGCGAGAGGCGGTGGGATAGGAGACCGAGATGGAATCATGCACAAGATGGACATCATCTCTGGAACACTTG gCAAAGCCTTTGGTTGTGTAGGAGGATACATCTCCAGCACAAGTTCTCTGATAGACACTGTTCGTTCCTACGCTGCCGGCTTCATCTTCACCACGTCCCTGCCCCCCATGCTCCTGGCTGGGGCCCTCGAGTCCGTCCGCACCCTCAAGAGCGCCGAGGGGCAGGTCCTGCGGCGCCAGCACCAGCGCAACGTCAAGCTCATGAGGCAGATGCTGATGGATGCAGGGCTCCCTGTGGTGCACTGCCCCAGTCACATCATCCCTATAAGG GTTGCAGATGCTGCTAAAAACACAGAGATCTGTGACAAACTGATGAGCCAGCACAGCATCTACGTCCAGGCAATCAACTACCCCACAGTTCCCCGTGGAGAAGAGCTGCTGCGCATTGCCCCTACACCTCACCACACCCCTCAGATGATGAGTTACTTCCTGG AAAAACTGCTGGCTACGTGGAAGGATGTTGGCCTGGAGCTGAAACCACATTCATCAGCTGAATGCAACTTCTGTAGAAGACCGCTCCACTTCGAAGTGATGAGCGAACGGGAAAGATCCTACTTCAGTGGCATGAGCAAGCTCGTGTCTGTCAGTGCATGA